In Chiloscyllium plagiosum isolate BGI_BamShark_2017 chromosome 30, ASM401019v2, whole genome shotgun sequence, a genomic segment contains:
- the LOC122564684 gene encoding gastrula zinc finger protein XlCGF7.1-like, producing MWLQLIISPGENKDTQTMEKVWKCEDCGKGFSYPSRLEIHRRSHTGEKPFTCSVCRKGFARPSGLCSHQRVHAEEKPCICPMCGKGFTQTSSLTLHQRIHTEERPFSCPHCEKMFRSSSDLSQHQRVHTREKPFTCSTCGKGFSKSSNLVTHQRVHSEEKPFSCTHCDKRFKHSHSLNDHQRVHTKEGLFICSVCEKIFTKSHNLIAHQRIHTGEKPFICTVCGKGFTVSSTLKSHEQIHNGEKPFSCTYCGKCFRRSSALLAHQRVHTGERPFFCSVCGKRFTRSFNLAAHERIHK from the coding sequence ATGTGGCTTCAACTGATCATCTCCCCTGGAGAGAACAAGGATACCCAGACCATGGAGAAAGTATGGAAATGTGAagactgtgggaaaggatttagTTACCCATCCCGGTTGGAAATCCATCgacgcagtcacactggggaaaagccgttcacctgctctgtgtgcaGGAAGGGATTCGCACGACCTTCTGGCCTTTGTTCACACCAGCGTGTTCATGCTGAGGAGAAGCCATGCATCTGTCCcatgtgtgggaaaggatttacTCAGACATCTTCTCTCACGTtacaccagcgaattcacactgaggagaggcctTTCAGTTGTCCTCACTGTGAAAAGATGTTCAGGTCTTCGTCCGACCTCAGTcaacaccagcgagttcacactagGGAGAAGCCGTTCACCTGCTCCACGTGTGGGAAGGGATTCTCAAAGTCATCCAATTTGGTGACTCACCAACGTGTTCACTCTGAGGAGAAACCATTCAGCTGCACTCACTGTGATAAGAGGTTCAAACATTCACACAGCCTCAATGaccaccagcgggttcacactaaGGAGGGGCTGTTCATTTGCTCTGTTTGTGAGAAGATATTCACAAAGTCTCACAATCTGATAGCTCACCAGCGGATTCACACAGGGGAAAAACCATTCATCTGCACTGTGTGTGGGAAGGGTTTCACTGTATCATCAACCCTCAAGTCTCATGAGCAAATTCACaatggggagaagccattcagctGCACTTACTGTGGAAAGTGTTTTAGGCGTTCATCTGCTCTCCTCGctcaccagcgagttcacactggagagagaccattTTTTTGCTCTGTATGTGGGAAACGATTCACTAGGTCCTTCAACCTAGCAGCACACGAGCGAATTCATAAATGA